The following are encoded together in the Gammaproteobacteria bacterium genome:
- the flhB gene encoding flagellar type III secretion system protein FlhB, whose amino-acid sequence MAEEDTGQERTEQATPRRLERAREEGQVPRSRELNTAAILLAGSASLLMFGQWLATRILDIGRASFALNREEIFDTGYMAIHLGNALERALGMITPIFLLLAVAALLAPAVLGGWLFSAKAMVPKLERLSPLKGLARMFSVRSLVELLKAVAKVLLVGSIAVLLLWLLRADLDSMAVQPLEPALRHSLRVLGWSALALSASTLLIAAVDVPFQIFDHARKLRMSTQQIRDEMKETEGKPEIKSRIRQLQRQLARSRMMSAVPKADVVITNPSHYAVALRYDLERGGAPTLLAKGSDLVAFRIREVAEANAVAVVRSPKLARAIFFTTEIDAEIPGGLYLAVAQVLAYVYHLRNFRRGRGAPPTLPEELEVPEGMDVPRRGRK is encoded by the coding sequence ATGGCCGAAGAAGACACCGGTCAGGAACGGACCGAACAGGCGACCCCACGCCGCCTCGAGCGTGCCCGTGAAGAAGGGCAGGTACCGCGCTCGCGCGAGCTGAACACTGCCGCGATCCTGCTGGCCGGTTCCGCATCGCTGTTGATGTTCGGTCAATGGCTGGCTACGCGGATTCTCGACATCGGGCGCGCCTCGTTTGCGCTCAACCGCGAAGAGATATTCGATACCGGATACATGGCGATCCATCTGGGCAACGCGCTCGAGCGCGCGCTGGGGATGATCACGCCCATATTCCTGTTGCTGGCGGTGGCGGCGCTGCTGGCACCGGCAGTGCTGGGGGGCTGGTTGTTCAGCGCCAAGGCCATGGTTCCGAAGCTCGAACGTTTGAGTCCGCTCAAGGGGCTGGCGCGCATGTTTTCGGTGCGCTCGCTGGTCGAACTGCTGAAAGCGGTTGCCAAGGTGCTGCTGGTGGGCTCGATCGCGGTGCTGCTGCTGTGGCTGCTGCGTGCCGATCTCGACAGCATGGCGGTTCAGCCGCTGGAGCCTGCCCTGCGCCATTCGCTGCGGGTGCTCGGCTGGTCGGCGCTGGCCCTGAGCGCCTCGACCCTGCTGATTGCCGCGGTCGACGTGCCGTTCCAGATCTTCGATCACGCCAGGAAATTGCGCATGTCGACCCAGCAGATCCGCGACGAAATGAAGGAAACCGAGGGCAAACCCGAGATCAAGAGCCGGATCCGGCAGCTGCAGCGTCAGCTGGCCAGGTCGCGCATGATGAGCGCGGTCCCCAAGGCCGATGTGGTGATAACCAACCCGAGCCACTACGCGGTGGCGTTGCGCTATGACCTCGAGCGTGGCGGCGCGCCAACGCTGCTGGCCAAGGGTTCGGACCTGGTGGCGTTCAGGATACGCGAGGTCGCCGAAGCCAATGCCGTTGCGGTGGTGCGCTCGCCGAAGCTGGCGCGCGCGATCTTCTTCACTACTGAAATCGATGCCGAGATCCCGGGCGGCCTCTATCTGGCGGTCGCGCAGGTGCTGGCATATGTCTACCATCTGCGCAATTTCCGCCGCGGTCGGGGCGCCCCGCCGACGCTTCCCGAGGAGCTCGAGGTTCCGGAAGGAATGGATGTTCCGCGGCGCGGTCGCAAGTGA
- the flhA gene encoding flagellar biosynthesis protein FlhA, translating into MELSGAGVRGQLRLLAQGSFGVPLLLLTVLAMMTLPVPPVLLDVLFSFNIALSLVVLLVAVYAMRPLDFAVFPTILLITTLLRLALNVASTRVVLLEGHTGADAAGKVIESFGNVVIGGNYVVGMVVFLILIIINFVVVTKGAGRISEVSARFTLDSMPGKQMAIDADLNAGQITQEEARLRRGEVSSEADFYGAMDGASKFVRGDAVAGMLILAINLIGGLAIGMMQHDMAFEVAMQRYSLLTIGDGLVAQIPSLLLSTTAAIMVTRVNSARDMSDQVLEQMFESPRAVTVAAGVLLIMGLVPGMPHLAFLVLAGLAGGCAWFIRRRIGAGKKRGTELEELPRPSAPAPVELGWDDVAPVDMIGLEVGYRLIPMVDKAQGGALLGRIKGVRKKLSQEMGFLVPAVHIRDNLELLPNAYRIQLMGVTMGEAEVYPERELAINPGQVFGRLEGLECRDPAFGLDAVWIERSQHERAQTLGYTVVDSSTVIATHLNQVLLDHIGELLGHEEVEQLLQKLARISPKLGEELVPGAVSINQLLMVLKSLLVEGVPIRDIRSIAEAISAQAARAKDTASLTAAVRVALGRTIFQGISGSAPSVPVITLDPQVEQVLMKSLQRTPQGGVDSEDIVLEPGLAERLQRSMSEAAQRQELQGKAVVLLVPAPLRGVLARFMRHTHRALKVISYQEVPDNKQVTIEATVG; encoded by the coding sequence ATGGAATTGAGCGGCGCGGGTGTGCGCGGGCAGCTGCGCCTGCTCGCGCAGGGCAGTTTCGGCGTTCCGTTGCTGTTGCTGACCGTTCTGGCAATGATGACCTTGCCGGTTCCGCCGGTGCTGCTCGACGTGCTGTTCTCCTTCAATATCGCGTTGTCGCTGGTGGTGCTGCTGGTGGCGGTCTACGCGATGCGTCCGCTCGACTTCGCCGTGTTTCCGACCATCCTGCTGATCACGACCTTGTTGCGGTTGGCACTCAACGTTGCCTCCACGCGCGTGGTGCTGCTCGAAGGTCACACCGGTGCCGATGCCGCCGGCAAGGTCATCGAGTCATTCGGCAATGTGGTGATCGGTGGTAACTATGTGGTCGGCATGGTGGTGTTCCTGATCCTGATCATCATCAATTTCGTGGTGGTCACCAAGGGCGCGGGACGCATCTCTGAGGTCAGCGCCCGCTTTACCCTGGATTCGATGCCCGGCAAGCAGATGGCCATCGATGCCGATCTCAATGCGGGGCAGATCACCCAGGAGGAGGCGCGGCTGCGTCGCGGCGAGGTGTCGAGCGAGGCAGACTTCTACGGCGCGATGGATGGCGCATCGAAATTCGTGCGCGGCGACGCGGTCGCGGGCATGCTGATTCTCGCCATCAACCTGATCGGTGGTCTGGCAATCGGCATGATGCAGCACGACATGGCGTTCGAGGTGGCGATGCAGCGCTACTCGCTGTTGACAATCGGCGATGGCCTGGTCGCGCAAATCCCTTCGCTGTTGCTCTCGACCACGGCCGCAATCATGGTTACCCGCGTAAACAGCGCGCGCGACATGAGCGATCAGGTGCTCGAGCAGATGTTCGAGTCACCGCGGGCGGTGACCGTGGCGGCCGGTGTGCTGCTGATAATGGGCCTGGTGCCGGGGATGCCGCACCTGGCATTCCTGGTGCTCGCCGGGCTTGCCGGTGGTTGCGCCTGGTTTATCCGCAGGCGGATCGGTGCCGGCAAGAAAAGGGGGACCGAACTCGAGGAGCTGCCGCGCCCGAGCGCGCCGGCACCCGTCGAACTTGGCTGGGACGATGTGGCACCGGTCGACATGATCGGACTCGAAGTCGGTTACCGGCTGATCCCGATGGTCGACAAGGCGCAGGGTGGCGCGTTGCTCGGCCGAATCAAGGGGGTGCGCAAGAAATTATCGCAGGAGATGGGTTTCCTGGTGCCGGCAGTACATATTCGCGACAATCTCGAACTGCTGCCCAACGCCTACCGCATCCAGTTGATGGGCGTCACCATGGGCGAAGCGGAGGTCTATCCGGAGCGCGAACTCGCGATCAACCCGGGGCAGGTGTTTGGACGCCTGGAGGGGCTCGAATGCCGTGACCCCGCGTTCGGACTGGATGCCGTCTGGATCGAGCGGTCACAGCATGAGCGTGCCCAGACGCTCGGTTATACGGTGGTCGATTCGAGCACCGTGATTGCGACCCACCTGAACCAGGTATTGCTCGATCATATCGGCGAACTGCTCGGACACGAAGAGGTCGAGCAGTTGCTGCAGAAGCTTGCCCGGATCTCCCCGAAGCTCGGCGAGGAACTGGTACCCGGTGCGGTCAGCATCAACCAGTTGCTGATGGTGTTGAAGAGCCTGCTGGTCGAGGGCGTGCCGATACGCGATATCCGCAGCATCGCCGAGGCAATTTCGGCCCAGGCGGCGCGCGCCAAGGACACGGCCTCGCTCACCGCCGCGGTTCGCGTGGCGCTTGGTCGCACGATCTTCCAGGGGATCAGTGGCAGCGCGCCGAGTGTGCCGGTGATCACGCTCGACCCGCAGGTCGAGCAGGTGCTGATGAAATCGCTCCAGCGCACTCCCCAGGGCGGCGTGGACAGCGAGGATATCGTGCTGGAGCCCGGGCTCGCCGAGCGCCTGCAACGCTCGATGAGCGAGGCGGCCCAGCGTCAGGAATTGCAGGGCAAGGCGGTGGTGCTGCTGGTACCGGCGCCATTGCGCGGGGTGCTGGCGCGATTCATGCGCCACACGCACCGGGCGTTGAAGGTCATCTCCTATCAGGAAGTGCCTGACAACAAGCAGGTCACGATCGAAGCAACGGTGGGTTAG
- a CDS encoding MinD/ParA family protein: MTTAVERARPVQVLAVTGGKGGVGKTSVSINLGIALAERGQRVVLLDADLGLANIDVLLGLRPKRNLADVLAGDCGLADILIDGPGGIRIIPASSGTQSMVALGRKEHAGLISAFSEIAAGMDVLIVDTAAGISESVLSFVRAAQECLVVVCDEPSSLADAYALIKLLSRDYGMQRFRIIANMVRGSQEGVQLFNKLAQVCDRFLDVTLHHAGDIPYDDMVRKCIQRQRPVVLGAPRSRAAMAFRELATRIERLPLPASASGHLEFFVEQLLGSAVPG, from the coding sequence ATGACTACCGCGGTTGAAAGAGCAAGGCCGGTGCAGGTGCTGGCCGTTACCGGCGGCAAGGGCGGTGTCGGCAAGACCAGTGTCTCGATAAATCTCGGCATTGCCCTCGCCGAGCGCGGGCAGCGCGTGGTTTTGCTCGATGCCGACCTGGGGCTGGCCAATATCGATGTGCTGCTTGGCCTGAGACCGAAGCGCAACCTTGCCGATGTGCTCGCCGGTGATTGCGGGCTGGCCGATATCCTGATCGACGGCCCGGGCGGCATCCGCATCATACCGGCATCCTCGGGCACCCAGTCGATGGTGGCACTCGGGCGCAAGGAGCATGCCGGCCTGATCAGTGCCTTCAGCGAGATCGCTGCCGGGATGGACGTGCTGATCGTCGACACGGCGGCCGGAATTTCCGAATCGGTGCTGAGTTTTGTGCGCGCCGCGCAGGAGTGTCTGGTGGTGGTGTGCGACGAGCCCTCGTCCCTTGCCGACGCCTATGCGCTGATCAAGCTGCTCAGCCGGGATTACGGCATGCAGCGGTTCCGGATCATCGCCAACATGGTGCGCGGCAGCCAGGAGGGGGTGCAGCTCTTCAACAAGCTGGCGCAGGTCTGCGATCGCTTTCTCGATGTCACGCTGCATCACGCGGGCGACATCCCCTACGACGACATGGTGCGCAAATGTATACAGCGCCAGCGTCCCGTGGTGCTCGGAGCGCCCCGTTCGCGGGCAGCGATGGCATTTCGCGAGCTCGCGACACGCATTGAACGCCTGCCGTTGCCGGCGAGCGCCAGCGGACATCTGGAGTTCTTCGTCGAGCAGCTGCTCGGCTCCGCGGTGCCTGGCTGA
- a CDS encoding RNA polymerase sigma factor FliA: MYASATEKPDSRKLVEEHGPLVRRIAYHLLARLPSSVNVDDLVQSGMIGLLEAAANYDAAKGASFETYAGIRIRGAMIDEVRRGDWSPRSVHRNARRVAEVIRAIETRTGEDAADSVVARELGISLDEYHGMLQDTAGSRLFSLEELIDTEGGAERSLGSTADNPADATARLRLAQDIGSEIERLPERERLVLSLYYDEELNLKEIGLVLQVSESRVSQILSQATKRLRARLGNW; the protein is encoded by the coding sequence ATGTACGCGAGCGCCACTGAAAAACCCGATTCCCGCAAGCTGGTCGAGGAGCACGGTCCGTTGGTCCGGCGTATCGCGTACCATCTGCTTGCGCGGCTGCCGTCCTCGGTCAACGTCGATGACCTGGTGCAGTCCGGGATGATCGGCCTGCTCGAGGCTGCCGCCAATTACGATGCGGCGAAGGGCGCAAGTTTCGAGACCTATGCCGGTATCCGTATCCGCGGTGCGATGATCGACGAGGTGCGGCGCGGCGACTGGTCGCCACGCTCGGTGCATCGCAATGCACGACGTGTTGCCGAGGTGATACGCGCCATCGAAACGAGAACCGGCGAGGATGCCGCGGATTCGGTGGTTGCGCGCGAACTCGGCATCAGCCTGGATGAATACCATGGCATGTTGCAGGACACGGCCGGGAGCAGGCTGTTCAGTCTCGAGGAACTGATCGACACCGAGGGTGGCGCCGAGCGCAGTCTCGGCAGCACGGCCGACAATCCCGCCGATGCAACCGCGCGGCTACGGCTGGCGCAGGATATCGGCAGCGAAATCGAGCGCCTGCCGGAGCGCGAGCGCCTGGTGCTGTCGCTCTATTACGACGAGGAACTCAACCTGAAGGAAATTGGCCTGGTGTTGCAGGTCAGTGAATCGCGCGTGAGCCAGATCCTGAGTCAGGCGACCAAGCGCTTGCGCGCGCGCCTCGGGAACTGGTGA
- a CDS encoding flagellar motor protein gives MDTLSFSGIALVMAALLGGVFLEGNDLSILVNIPAAVLVFGGTIGAGLLQMPMSGLRRAINMLSWVFKPPQQAFMPGIERVVRWATTARREGLLGLESVAELEADAFARKGLQLLVDGNEPDAIRNVLESESGLREQRDVDATRFYESMGGYAPTIGIIGAVVGLIHVMGNLEDPARVGPGIAVAFVATIYGVGLANLFFLPIAGKLRSCVREAAQYREMVIEGIIAIADGENPRAIEMKLNGYLG, from the coding sequence ATGGATACATTGAGTTTCAGCGGCATCGCGCTGGTGATGGCCGCGTTGCTCGGAGGCGTATTCCTCGAAGGAAACGATCTGTCGATCCTGGTCAATATTCCGGCCGCGGTCCTGGTCTTTGGCGGAACCATCGGAGCCGGATTGCTGCAGATGCCGATGTCGGGGCTGCGGCGCGCAATAAACATGCTGTCGTGGGTGTTCAAGCCGCCGCAACAGGCGTTCATGCCGGGGATCGAGCGGGTGGTGCGCTGGGCCACTACGGCGCGCCGCGAGGGCTTGCTCGGGCTTGAATCGGTCGCCGAACTCGAAGCCGACGCATTTGCCCGCAAGGGGTTGCAGTTGCTGGTCGATGGCAACGAACCCGATGCGATCCGCAACGTGCTGGAATCCGAGTCGGGCCTGCGCGAGCAGCGCGATGTCGATGCCACCCGATTCTACGAGAGCATGGGCGGTTATGCACCGACCATCGGGATCATCGGTGCGGTGGTGGGGCTGATCCACGTGATGGGCAATCTCGAGGATCCGGCACGCGTCGGCCCCGGCATCGCGGTGGCGTTCGTTGCCACGATCTACGGCGTGGGACTCGCGAACCTGTTCTTCCTGCCGATCGCGGGCAAATTGCGCAGTTGCGTGCGCGAAGCGGCGCAATATCGGGAAATGGTCATCGAAGGCATCATCGCGATCGCCGATGGCGAGAACCCGAGGGCCATCGAAATGAAGCTCAACGGTTACCTCGGCTAG
- the motD gene encoding flagellar motor protein MotD: protein MAKRVIHEDRISHERWMVSYADFLTLLLAFFVVMYSVSQVNEGKYRVLTKTLTEAFNIPERSINPIQIGDPVTAVMPGVVSDSIESPEQMPGSGHVEEEEVKATTSEPQLPEEFRKISQRVEEQFATLVDQDLLSVQGNEEWLEIELKSSLLFASGDARPSSAAEPIMKAMAEMVRDSDLPIRVEGFTDDRPIANDIYPSNWELSSARAASMVKLLTENGISPTRLVAVGYGEFQPIAANDSEAGRAENRRVVLLISRSARLRPNLPRLERARDPVADTTPPDAVPGDGVAAQARASGAVAGTTPAVGATPAEAAPAGVLRVELEGGGVLFTNDAARARRPAEPLPATGETQAPQ from the coding sequence ATGGCCAAACGGGTGATTCATGAAGACCGCATCAGCCACGAGCGATGGATGGTCTCCTATGCGGATTTCCTGACCCTGCTGCTGGCGTTTTTCGTGGTGATGTATTCGGTCTCCCAGGTGAACGAGGGGAAGTACCGGGTGCTGACCAAGACGCTCACCGAGGCATTCAACATCCCCGAGCGCAGTATCAATCCGATACAGATTGGCGATCCTGTGACGGCCGTCATGCCAGGAGTGGTATCCGATAGCATAGAATCTCCCGAACAGATGCCGGGCTCCGGCCATGTCGAGGAGGAGGAGGTCAAGGCCACGACCTCGGAACCCCAACTGCCGGAGGAGTTTCGCAAGATATCGCAACGCGTCGAGGAGCAGTTCGCGACGCTGGTGGATCAGGATCTGCTTTCGGTGCAGGGAAACGAGGAATGGCTGGAAATCGAACTCAAGTCGAGCCTGTTGTTCGCCTCCGGCGATGCGCGTCCGAGCAGCGCCGCGGAGCCCATCATGAAGGCGATGGCCGAAATGGTTCGCGACAGCGATCTGCCGATCCGCGTGGAAGGTTTCACCGATGACCGGCCGATCGCCAACGACATCTACCCGTCCAACTGGGAGCTGTCTTCGGCGCGTGCCGCATCGATGGTGAAGCTGTTGACGGAGAATGGTATCAGTCCCACGCGGCTGGTTGCGGTTGGTTATGGCGAGTTTCAGCCGATTGCGGCCAACGACAGCGAGGCAGGGCGCGCGGAAAACCGGCGTGTGGTACTGCTGATTTCCCGCAGTGCCAGATTGCGTCCGAATTTGCCGCGCCTTGAACGGGCGCGCGATCCGGTCGCTGATACGACCCCGCCGGACGCAGTACCCGGGGATGGGGTTGCTGCGCAAGCACGGGCATCGGGTGCCGTGGCGGGTACCACGCCCGCGGTCGGCGCAACACCCGCGGAGGCTGCGCCGGCGGGTGTGTTGCGGGTGGAACTCGAGGGCGGAGGCGTGCTGTTTACCAACGACGCGGCACGCGCGCGCCGACCGGCAGAGCCGCTACCGGCAACCGGGGAGACGCAAGCGCCGCAATAG
- a CDS encoding ParA family protein — translation MEIWAVANQKGGVGKTTTVVSCAGLLADAGKRVLVVDLDPHGSLTSYFRFDPDALERSTYDLFRQPQLPGVDELRAMLLATPVSGLMLFPAATALATVERQFRSAEGVGLRLARALATLRGDFDHALIDTPPVLGVLMINALAASERLLLPVQTDFLAIKGLERMAHTLAMVVRARGKELRYCVVPTMYEQGSETSVNGLRTLLRTFADQVGETVVPMDNSFREASYRGLTPSQFAPYSKGVRAYRALLRNMGALDEPARTALWPVA, via the coding sequence GTGGAGATCTGGGCCGTTGCCAATCAGAAAGGCGGGGTGGGCAAAACCACCACGGTGGTCAGTTGCGCCGGCCTGCTCGCGGATGCGGGCAAGCGGGTGCTGGTGGTCGATCTCGATCCGCACGGTTCGTTGACCTCCTATTTCCGTTTCGATCCCGATGCGCTCGAGCGCAGTACCTATGATCTGTTTCGCCAGCCACAGCTGCCGGGTGTCGACGAGTTGCGCGCCATGCTGCTCGCGACACCGGTTTCCGGTCTGATGCTGTTTCCTGCCGCCACCGCCCTGGCCACGGTGGAACGGCAGTTCCGCTCGGCTGAAGGCGTGGGGTTGCGACTGGCCCGGGCGCTTGCCACGCTGCGCGGGGATTTCGACCACGCCCTGATCGACACGCCGCCGGTGCTGGGCGTGCTGATGATCAACGCGCTGGCGGCGAGCGAGCGGTTGCTGTTACCGGTACAGACCGATTTCCTCGCCATCAAGGGGCTCGAGCGGATGGCCCACACGCTTGCCATGGTAGTGCGCGCACGCGGCAAGGAATTGCGCTATTGCGTGGTGCCGACGATGTACGAGCAGGGCAGCGAGACCTCGGTCAATGGTTTGCGAACCTTGTTGCGCACCTTTGCCGACCAGGTCGGAGAGACGGTCGTGCCGATGGACAACAGCTTCAGGGAGGCGAGTTATCGCGGGCTGACGCCCTCGCAGTTCGCGCCTTACAGCAAGGGTGTGCGCGCCTATCGCGCGCTGTTGCGCAATATGGGAGCGCTGGATGAGCCGGCCCGAACCGCATTGTGGCCGGTTGCCTGA
- a CDS encoding EscU/YscU/HrcU family type III secretion system export apparatus switch protein, whose amino-acid sequence MAAVRAAARRAHLIAMEDTRPKRAVALEYDGTNAPRITALGSDALALRIVEIAREHGIPLLENHELAGLLSQLDLGDEIPETLYLCVAQIIAFAYRLRGRVPQDWNPAGNNMAGSETPASEQTLALPPALS is encoded by the coding sequence ATCGCCGCTGTTCGAGCGGCTGCTCGACGTGCACACCTGATCGCGATGGAGGACACCCGGCCAAAACGCGCGGTCGCGCTCGAGTACGACGGAACCAATGCGCCCCGCATCACCGCGCTGGGCAGCGATGCCCTGGCCCTGCGCATCGTCGAGATCGCGCGCGAGCACGGCATTCCGCTGCTGGAAAACCACGAGCTTGCCGGGCTGCTCTCGCAACTGGACCTCGGGGACGAAATACCCGAAACACTCTATCTCTGCGTCGCCCAGATCATCGCATTCGCCTACCGCCTGCGCGGACGCGTGCCGCAGGACTGGAATCCGGCCGGGAACAACATGGCGGGCAGCGAAACACCGGCCAGCGAGCAGACGCTGGCGCTACCGCCCGCGCTCAGTTGA
- a CDS encoding flagellar hook-length control protein FliK, producing MEITPGGVLPPPPQAQQPLPNAAPGQPLPPSLAGALEALILAINPPVRAAQGNASYSIEIALSGERLQLSSTSYFPPGTRLLLRALSDSRLRVEQVLPAAPPVLVKAALRNALPAQLPVRDALLAIRELGGDAALPNPVRQRIAELLMRLPIPAQAQSPRSLRELVLNSGLLLEGRLRASATTAAPGNLQAAANAGLAAVTARPGGQALSPASVLTRNQSTAPADEPSTPSAATGHPDPRNAVSAPPGGRTAAGMHAILRLMQRFSGPASAPATAAPPRTQSSAMGSGAPAPTTTYDARGQLGPAGTPPGPGERIAAGAARGALPPDSTSPGSGLAISGEPVSVARKEALAGALRTANPGAPAPRESPGITSTAQGAARSTTATAAVRAPVSRPEVSGSAGAGTGSTPGSPGQMGDARNALPVNPVSPRLLSHDFKAQLLSLLELLAAWPSGARSPTAAQTHSATPAPPALATPLLYTPRGHLNPGAMGTPATDAGGFAQPPGNAPGQRVGLSENATPEVQHLLIRYVEAALARTRIHQIAGLPEARQANDNAPLASWTVEIPLQRGQQLDLLEMRVEDHGEQPSAAGQALRLWQLMMTLDIDVLGPMHAYLQLAGNRLSATLWAERSSTLEAARSALRSLVEALETQGVEVTQLECLAGRPPASQSPLFERLLDVHT from the coding sequence ATGGAAATAACCCCGGGAGGCGTTTTGCCACCGCCGCCGCAGGCCCAGCAGCCGCTGCCCAACGCGGCACCCGGCCAGCCTCTCCCGCCGTCGCTTGCCGGCGCTCTCGAAGCCTTGATTCTCGCCATCAATCCACCGGTGCGAGCAGCCCAGGGAAACGCCAGCTATTCCATCGAAATCGCGCTGTCCGGAGAGCGCCTGCAGCTTTCGAGCACCAGCTATTTTCCGCCTGGTACCCGCCTGCTGTTGCGCGCGCTGTCTGATTCGCGGCTGCGCGTCGAGCAGGTGCTGCCGGCGGCGCCACCGGTTCTGGTCAAGGCCGCATTGCGCAATGCCCTGCCCGCCCAACTGCCGGTGCGCGACGCCCTGCTGGCCATACGCGAACTCGGCGGCGACGCCGCCTTGCCGAATCCGGTGCGCCAGCGCATCGCAGAACTGCTGATGCGATTGCCGATCCCCGCGCAAGCCCAGTCGCCGCGCAGTCTGCGCGAGCTGGTACTGAACAGCGGACTGCTGCTGGAAGGACGCCTGCGCGCGTCCGCGACCACCGCAGCGCCCGGCAATTTGCAGGCGGCGGCGAACGCAGGGCTCGCGGCGGTGACTGCGCGCCCGGGCGGGCAAGCCCTCTCGCCCGCTTCCGTCCTGACGCGCAATCAGAGCACCGCGCCTGCGGATGAACCGTCCACGCCATCCGCCGCAACCGGGCATCCGGATCCACGCAATGCAGTCAGCGCACCTCCTGGCGGTCGAACTGCGGCTGGCATGCACGCAATTTTGCGCCTGATGCAGCGGTTCTCGGGTCCGGCTTCCGCTCCTGCCACTGCTGCTCCGCCAAGGACCCAATCGAGCGCAATGGGCAGTGGCGCCCCGGCGCCAACGACGACTTACGACGCGCGCGGGCAACTCGGCCCTGCCGGCACCCCACCCGGCCCCGGAGAACGCATTGCGGCGGGCGCTGCTCGCGGCGCGCTGCCGCCTGATTCCACGAGCCCCGGTTCGGGTTTGGCCATCAGCGGCGAACCCGTTTCCGTGGCCCGCAAAGAAGCCTTGGCTGGGGCACTGCGCACCGCAAATCCGGGCGCACCGGCGCCGCGCGAATCTCCGGGCATCACATCAACCGCTCAGGGCGCTGCCCGATCGACGACAGCGACCGCAGCGGTCCGGGCACCGGTCTCGCGCCCGGAAGTCAGCGGTTCTGCGGGCGCCGGTACCGGGTCCACCCCCGGATCACCGGGACAGATGGGCGATGCGCGCAACGCACTCCCCGTGAATCCGGTTTCACCGCGCTTGCTGAGCCACGATTTCAAGGCGCAGCTGCTGAGTCTGCTGGAGTTGCTCGCGGCTTGGCCTTCCGGCGCACGCTCCCCGACAGCCGCGCAGACTCATTCCGCAACCCCGGCGCCACCGGCCCTGGCAACGCCCCTGCTCTATACCCCGCGCGGGCATTTGAACCCGGGCGCCATGGGGACTCCGGCAACCGACGCCGGTGGATTCGCGCAGCCGCCAGGCAATGCACCGGGGCAGCGGGTCGGACTGAGCGAAAACGCGACCCCGGAGGTTCAGCACCTGCTCATCAGGTATGTCGAGGCCGCGCTGGCGCGTACCCGGATCCACCAGATCGCGGGTCTTCCCGAGGCACGCCAGGCAAATGACAACGCGCCGCTGGCAAGCTGGACCGTGGAGATCCCGCTGCAACGCGGACAGCAGCTCGATCTGCTCGAAATGCGGGTCGAAGACCATGGTGAACAGCCATCGGCAGCGGGGCAAGCGCTGCGCCTGTGGCAGCTGATGATGACGCTCGACATCGATGTGCTCGGGCCGATGCATGCCTATCTTCAGCTTGCCGGCAATCGTCTCTCGGCAACCTTGTGGGCCGAGCGCAGCAGCACACTCGAAGCGGCGCGCAGCGCCTTGCGCTCGCTGGTCGAAGCGCTCGAAACGCAAGGGGTCGAAGTCACTCAGTTGGAGTGTCTAGCCGGGCGACCGCCCGCCTCGCAATCGCCGCTGTTCGAGCGGCTGCTCGACGTGCACACCTGA
- the ccmA gene encoding cytochrome c biogenesis heme-transporting ATPase CcmA — MNDGGSTPLLEVRGLRCERVGRLLFENVDFVLGTGGILQVAGPNGCGKTTMLRTLAGLSERCTGTILWRGQPLARARYEYLSETLYLGHDAAVKPALTPLENLRWHAGLWGRTRDIAMAQSLARLGLAPFRDTPAQNLSAGQRRRIALARLLLSPARLWILDEPFTAIDLAGVTQLENLIVEHAATGGAVLLTTHHQLALGREVQQLQLGQEAGH; from the coding sequence ATGAATGACGGCGGCTCGACTCCACTGCTCGAGGTTCGCGGCTTGCGCTGCGAGCGCGTAGGGCGCCTGTTGTTCGAAAACGTCGATTTCGTGCTGGGCACGGGAGGCATTCTGCAGGTGGCGGGCCCCAATGGCTGTGGCAAGACCACGATGCTGCGCACCCTGGCGGGACTGTCGGAGCGCTGCACCGGCACCATATTGTGGCGCGGTCAGCCCCTTGCCCGCGCGCGTTACGAGTATCTGAGCGAAACGCTTTACCTGGGGCACGATGCAGCGGTCAAACCGGCCCTGACGCCGCTGGAGAACCTGCGCTGGCATGCAGGGCTGTGGGGTCGCACCCGTGATATCGCAATGGCGCAGTCGCTTGCGCGGCTTGGTCTGGCACCCTTTCGCGATACGCCGGCCCAGAATCTTTCGGCGGGTCAGCGGCGGCGCATCGCGCTGGCCCGCCTGCTGCTCAGTCCGGCCCGGCTGTGGATCCTCGATGAACCCTTCACGGCGATAGACCTTGCCGGCGTAACGCAACTCGAGAACCTGATCGTCGAGCACGCCGCCACGGGTGGAGCCGTGCTGCTCACCACGCACCACCAGCTCGCCCTCGGTCGTGAAGTACAGCAATTGCAGCTCGGGCAGGAGGCCGGACACTGA